One Rosa chinensis cultivar Old Blush chromosome 5, RchiOBHm-V2, whole genome shotgun sequence genomic region harbors:
- the LOC112165587 gene encoding E3 ubiquitin-protein ligase CHFR: protein MAEVGESSGAKPSGEIWAKLVPSDSRFPDVEIRDLVLTQDTPQSQDIGSDESLVCSPIDKCEWCRITRNPDQSSATIQNKSSNAILVDGAAIQSEESTVIRSGSEIITGLEREGCLSYRFNVLLGPETCQKMLKISVDAEHAKCCICLNIWHDAVTIAPCFHNFCNGCFSEWLRRSQEKRSSVLCPQCRAVVQFVGRNHFLHNIADEILNADSSLRRSNEDTAVLDSYATVRSNLVIKSGKGLLGKRVRSAVQDEADSVELPCPQCSNQFGGFLCNRSTTHLQCQACGGMMPSRTNTSVPQHCIGCDRSFCGAYWHAQGVAQSASHHICSRDTFKPISERTISRIPTSAHENNRHEQEITMRCIAQMGRTLQDVIAEWMVMFNNRTIDRTNRMPLKHAELITSGTYTCSDCYEKLISFLLYWFRVSVSASHLPPDASKRENCWYGYSCRTQHHNEDHARKRNHVCRPTRGANV from the coding sequence ATGGCAGAAGTTGGAGAAAGCTCTGGTGCAAAGCCCTCTGGTGAAATCTGGGCCAAGCTTGTTCCTTCCGACTCGAGATTTCCGGATGTTGAGATCAGAGATCTTGTTCTGACTCAAGATACCCCTCAGAGTCAAGATATTGGTTCAGATGAGAGTTTAGTTTGCTCTCCTATTGACAAATGCGAGTGGTGCAGAATTACGAGGAACCCCGATCAGTCTTCTGCCACTATACAAAATAAGAGTTCAAATGCAATACTTGTTGATGGAGCTGCGATCCAATCTGAAGAGAGTACTGTTATCAGATCTGGAAGTGAAATTATTACAGGTCTTGAGAGAGAAGGGTGTTTAAGCTACAGATTCAATGTGTTGCTTGGTCCTGAAACTTGTCAGAAGATGCTGAAGATTAGTGTGGATGCTGAGCATGCAAAGTGCTGCATTTGTTTAAATATATGGCATGATGCTGTTACCATTGCTCCTTGCTTCCATAACTTCTGCAATGGGTGCTTCTCAGAGTGGTTAAGGAGATCACAGGAGAAGCGTTCAAGTGTACTCTGTCCCCAATGTCGAGCAGTTGTGCAATTTGTTGGAAGAAACCACTTCCTGCATAACATTGCCGATGAAATACTGAATGCGGATTCTTCACTGAGACGCTCCAACGAAGACACTGCAGTTTTAGATTCCTATGCAACAGTACGATCAAATCTGGTAATAAAGTCGGGAAAAGGGCTGCTTGGGAAAAGGGTTCGTTCAGCAGTGCAAGATGAAGCTGATAGTGTAGAGCTTCCCTGCCCTCAATGCAGTAATCAATTTGGTGGGTTTCTCTGCAACCGAAGCACTACCCATCTGCAATGTCAAGCATGTGGAGGAATGATGCCTTCACGAACCAATACAAGTGTACCTCAACACTGTATAGGGTGTGATAGGTCATTTTGCGGTGCATATTGGCATGCTCAAGGTGTTGCACAAAGTGCTTCTCACCACATATGCAGTCGCGATACTTTCAAACCAATCTCAGAACGCACCATCTCTAGAATTCCTACTTCAGCACATGAAAACAATCGCCATGAACAAGAAATCACTATGAGGTGTATTGCACAAATGGGAAGAACATTGCAGGATGTTATTGCAGAATGGATGGTAATGTTCAATAACAGAACAATTGATCGAACTAACAGGATGCCACTGAAGCATGCCGAGCTGATAACTTCTGGGACATATACATGCAGCGATTGTTATGAGAAACTGATCTCATTCCTCTTGTACTGGTTTCGGGTTTCAGTTTCTGCATCCCATCTTCCCCCTGATGCATCAAAAAGGGAAAATTGCTGGTATGGATATTCATGTCGAACACAGCACCATAATGAAGACCATGCTCGTAAAAGGAATCATGTATGCCGGCCGACTAGGGGTGCTAATgtgtag
- the LOC112165592 gene encoding probable NAD(P)H dehydrogenase (quinone) FQR1-like 3 isoform X2 — translation MDMWRLWHEKYSEELMQWKVLKEHFGRMEQVPETLSDVILQKMKAPPKANDVPEIRPEQLVEADGFLFGFPSRFGVMSAQCKAFFDASHEIWETQALAGKPAGIFWSTGFHGGGQELTALTAVTQLAHHGMIFVPLGYTFGKGMYEMNEVKGGSSYGAGTFAADGSRQPTELELQQAFYQGKYVAGIAKKLKN, via the exons ATGGACATGTGGAGACTATGGCACGAGAAGTACAGCGAGGAGTTAATGCAGTGGAAGGTGTTGAAGGAACACTTTGGCAG AATGGAGCAGGTGCCTGAGACACTTTCTGATGTAATATTGCAAAAGATGAAGGCCCCTCCTAAGGCAAATGATGTGCCAGAGATAAGGCCAGAACAACTTGTGGAAGCGGATGGTTTTCTCTTTGGATTTCCATCGCGTTTTGGTGTGATGTCGGCTCAATGCAAGGCCTTCTTTGACGCCAGTCATGAAATATGGGAAACACAAGCACTTGCTGGCAAACCTGCTGGAATCTTCTGGAGTACTGGATTTCATGGGGGAGGCCAGGAGCTTACTGC ATTAACAGCAGTAACACAGTTGGCACATCATGGCATGATATTTGTCCCTCTTGGGTACACATTTGGAAAGGGAATGTATGAAATGAACGAGGTGAAGGGTGGCTCTTCTTATGGTGCTGGAACATTTGCAGCAGATGGATCTCGTCAACCAACAGAGCTGGAACTACAACAAGCCTTTTACCAGGGTAAATACGTGGCTGGAATTGCAAAGAAGCTTAAAAATTAA
- the LOC112165586 gene encoding uncharacterized protein LOC112165586, translating into MEPKCELGAMTSSHVLGTSSESIIIDRFSDLPDEIAHHILSFHSVILMNLIRVGAVSKRCRQLYLSLPSLIIVSGHVSNCTMSRVRLMNYWDRYLFHRGDNKIECFGICWSFDATVNAEISDEFFRITTWIQNAVRCNVKVLHLDFTQNNLNIVVLPSCIFHCHSLTELYVNLSGGDIQSPSLSFSSNLQHLELKDAMVEDDRFFKWISSSCKCIKELRLENVSGIKDITIESSSLEIFIYLFPFNNYELWDLNISGEKLEEIIILWHFDSNDDSRRGLIPRIRSLNILAPKLKKITWGGNFLDHQHLGNLMCLEEAKIFLFPDLDDFKNPFEVLCSIRVAKALVLNEETTKAFFMESSMPLPLDNIHDLTLHVRSVNDEFVPAMVSLFRGITTLNTLCITSVTYKQAIEEAFNEIEEEDYNYEEEDNGTEQENSETTEEDGATEEGDSAPKFDVEYWKSQNLNFTCELKEVKLEIVEGNDNELDLARYILKHAQKLKKMVILHSPQHPDILEMVRKSKMISTATVVLQEVIL; encoded by the exons ATGGAGCCCAAGTGTGAGTTAGGAGCAATGACAAGTTCTCATGTTCTAGGAACTTCTAGTGAGAGTATCATCATCGACAGATTTAGTGATCTCCCAGATGAAATTGCTCATCATATTCTTTCCTTCCACAGTGTCATCTTAATGAACCTCATCCGAGTGGGTGCAGTGTCCAAGAGATGCAGACAACTTTATCTATCACTTCCGTCTTTGATTATTGTTTCAGGTCACGTTTCAAACTGCACCATGTCGAGAGTAAGGTTGATGAATTATTGGGATAGGTACTTGTTTCATCGTGGTGATAATAAGATAGAGTGCTTTGGCATTTGCTGGTCTTTCGATGCCACAGTCAATGCAGAGATAAGTGATGAGTTTTTTCGAATCACCACGTGGATCCAAAATGCAGTAAGGTGTAATGTTAAAGTGCTTCACCTTGACTTCACTCAAAACAACTTGAATATAGTTGTGTTACCATCTTGCATCTTTCACTGTCATTCTTTGACGGAACTCTATGTGAACTTGAGTGGGGGTGATATTCAATCACCCTCCTTGTCTTTTTCAAGTAATCTCCAGCACTTGGAGTTGAAGGATGCTATGGTCGAAGATGACCGGTTTTTCAAATGGATATCATCTTCCTGCAAATGCATCAAGGAATTACGTCTTGAAAATGTTAGTGGAATAAAAGATATCACAATTGAGAGCTCGTCTTTGGAAATATTTATTTATCTGTTTCCTTTTAACAATTATGAGCTCTGGGATCTTAACATTTCAGGGGAGAAACTTGAAGAAATAATAATACTTTGGCATTTTGATTCGAATGATGATTCAAGACGTGGTCTTATACCTCGCATCAGGTCGCTAAATATTCTCGCCCCAAAGCTTAAAAAGATCACATGGGGTGGGAACTTTCTGGATCATCAGCATCTTGGGAACTTAATGTGCTTAGAAGAAGCTAAGATTTTTCTGTTCCCTGACTTAGATGACTTCAAGAACCCATTTGAGGTTCTCTGCAGTATTCGCGTGGCTAAAGCTCTTGTCCTAAACGAAGAGACTACAAAG GCTTTTTTCATGGAAAGTTCGATGCCATTACCATTAGATAATATTCATGACTTGACTTTGCATGTTAGAAGCGTGAATGATGAATTCGTCCCAGCAATGGTCTCTCTTTTTAGAGGAATCACTACTTTGAATACTTTATGCATAACGTCTGTCACATACAAGCAAGCAATTGAGGAAGCGTTTAATGAAATTGAGGAAGAGGATTATAATTATGAGGAAGAGGACAACGGAACTGAGCAGGAGAATAGTGAGACTACAGAAGAGGATGGTGCAACTGAGGAAGGGGATAGT GCTCCCAAGTTTGATGTGGAATATTGGAAATCCCAAAACCTTAATTTTACTTGTGAGCTAAAGGAGGTGAAACTGGAGATTGTGGAGGGTAATGATAATGAATTGGATTTAGCAAGGTACATTCTGAAGCATGCtcagaaattgaagaaaatggtgATTCTTCATTCACCGCAGCATCCGGATATTTTGGAAATGGTAAGAAAAAGCAAGATGATATCCACTGCAACAGTGGTTTTGCAAGAAGTAATATTGTAA
- the LOC112165592 gene encoding probable NAD(P)H dehydrogenase (quinone) FQR1-like 3 isoform X1 has translation MATTKIYIVYYSLHGHVETMAREVQRGVNAVEGVEGTLWQVPETLSDVILQKMKAPPKANDVPEIRPEQLVEADGFLFGFPSRFGVMSAQCKAFFDASHEIWETQALAGKPAGIFWSTGFHGGGQELTALTAVTQLAHHGMIFVPLGYTFGKGMYEMNEVKGGSSYGAGTFAADGSRQPTELELQQAFYQGKYVAGIAKKLKN, from the exons ATGGCTACCACCAAGATATACATAGT GTACTACTCTTTACATGGACATGTGGAGACTATGGCACGAGAAGTACAGCGAGGAGTTAATGCAGTGGAAGGTGTTGAAGGAACACTTTGGCAG GTGCCTGAGACACTTTCTGATGTAATATTGCAAAAGATGAAGGCCCCTCCTAAGGCAAATGATGTGCCAGAGATAAGGCCAGAACAACTTGTGGAAGCGGATGGTTTTCTCTTTGGATTTCCATCGCGTTTTGGTGTGATGTCGGCTCAATGCAAGGCCTTCTTTGACGCCAGTCATGAAATATGGGAAACACAAGCACTTGCTGGCAAACCTGCTGGAATCTTCTGGAGTACTGGATTTCATGGGGGAGGCCAGGAGCTTACTGC ATTAACAGCAGTAACACAGTTGGCACATCATGGCATGATATTTGTCCCTCTTGGGTACACATTTGGAAAGGGAATGTATGAAATGAACGAGGTGAAGGGTGGCTCTTCTTATGGTGCTGGAACATTTGCAGCAGATGGATCTCGTCAACCAACAGAGCTGGAACTACAACAAGCCTTTTACCAGGGTAAATACGTGGCTGGAATTGCAAAGAAGCTTAAAAATTAA
- the LOC112165588 gene encoding probable fructokinase-4, which translates to MANEKGLIVSFGEMLIDFVPTVSGVSLAEAPAFLKAPGGAPSNVAIAVARLGGNASFVGKLGADEFGHMLAGILKENGVSGQGILFDQGARTALAFVTLRADGEREFMFYRNPSADMLLKPEELNFELIRSAKVFHYGSISLIVEPCRSAHLKAMEVAKDAGALLSYDPNLRLPLWPSPEEAREQIMSIWEKAEVIKVSDVELEFLTGNPNIDDESAMTLWHPNLKLLLVTLGEKGCRYYTKNFRGCVEAFHVTAVDTTGAGDSFVGALLAKIVDDQSVLDDEQRLREVLKFANACGAITTTKKGAIPALPTESEVLALIKGA; encoded by the coding sequence ATGGCTAATGAGAAGGGTCTGATTGTGAGTTTCGGGGAGATGCTGATCGACTTTGTGCCCACTGTTTCGGGCGTTTCGCTGGCAGAAGCCCCGGCTTTCTTGAAAGCCCCCGGTGGCGCCCCCTCCAACGTGGCGATAGCGGTGGCTCGGCTCGGTGGCAACGCCTCCTTCGTCGGGAAGCTCGGCGCCGACGAGTTCGGGCACATGCTCGCTGGAATCTTGAAGGAGAACGGTGTCTCCGGACAGGGCATCCTGTTTGACCAAGGCGCACGTACCGCTCTGGCCTTCGTGACCCTACGCGCTGACGGAGAGCGCGAGTTCATGTTCTACCGGAACCCTAGCGCTGATATGCTGCTCAAGCCCGAAGAGCTCAATTTCGAGCTGATCAGATCCGCCAAAGTGTTTCACTATGGATCAATAAGCTTGATTGTGGAACCATGCAGGTCGGCACATCTAAAGGCAATGGAGGTAGCAAAAGATGCCGGTGCCTTGCTTTCCTACGACCCGAACCTCCGGCTACCACTGTGGCCTTCACCGGAGGAGGCTCGCGAGCAGATAATGAGTATATGGGAAAAGGCTGAAGTGATCAAGGTCAGTGATGTGGAGCTTGAGTTTCTCACAGGAAATCCCAACATTGATGATGAATCTGCTATGACTCTGTGGCACCCTAACTTGAAGCTCCTCCTTGTCACTCTTGGTGAAAAGGGTTGCAGATACTACACTAAGAATTTCCGTGGATGTGTGGAAGCTTTTCATGTAACTGCGGTAGATACTACTGGTGCTGGTGATTCATTTGTGGGTGCTCTGCTCGCAAAGATTGTTGATGATCAATCTGTTCTTGATGATGAGCAAAGGTTGAGGGAAGTACTCAAATTTGCAAATGCATGTGGAGCAATAACAACTACCAAGAAGGGAGCAATTCCTGCACTCCCCACTGAGTCTGAAGTCCTCGCCCTAATCAAAGGGGCATAG